A window of the Pseudomonas fluorescens genome harbors these coding sequences:
- the tyrS gene encoding tyrosine--tRNA ligase: MKSVEEQLALIKRGAEELLVESELIEKLKRGQPLRIKAGFDPTAPDLHLGHTVLINKLRQFQELGHQVIFLIGDFTGMIGDPSGKSATRPPLTREQVLENAETYKTQVFKILDPAKTEVAFNSTWMDQMGPADFIRLTSQYTVARMLERDDFDKRYTTNQPIAIHEFLYPLVQGYDSVALRADVELGGTDQKFNLLMGRELQRGYGQEAQCILTMPLLEGLDGVKKMSKSLGNYVGIQEAPGVMYSKLVSIPDALMWRYFELLSFRSMDEINAFRADVEAGANPRDIKIKLAEEIVARFHGEEAAANAHRGAGNRMKDGELPDDLPEVELTAAEDMPIAAVLNKAGLVKNSAAARDLLASGGVRVDGEVVDRSFIYVLGATHVCQAGKKAFARITLKSE; the protein is encoded by the coding sequence ATGAAGTCGGTTGAAGAGCAGCTAGCGCTGATTAAACGTGGTGCGGAAGAACTGTTGGTCGAGTCCGAGCTGATCGAAAAGCTCAAGCGTGGCCAGCCGCTGCGAATCAAGGCCGGCTTCGATCCAACTGCGCCGGATCTGCACCTTGGTCACACTGTGCTTATTAATAAGCTGCGCCAGTTCCAGGAGCTGGGGCATCAGGTGATCTTCCTTATTGGTGATTTCACCGGAATGATCGGTGATCCGAGCGGCAAGAGCGCCACGCGTCCTCCGCTGACCCGTGAGCAGGTTCTGGAAAACGCCGAGACCTACAAGACTCAGGTGTTCAAGATTCTTGATCCGGCGAAAACCGAAGTCGCGTTCAACTCCACCTGGATGGATCAGATGGGGCCTGCGGACTTTATTCGTCTGACTTCGCAATACACCGTTGCTCGCATGCTCGAGCGTGACGACTTCGACAAGCGCTACACCACCAATCAGCCGATCGCCATTCACGAGTTTCTCTATCCGCTGGTGCAGGGTTATGACTCTGTCGCGTTGCGCGCTGATGTGGAACTGGGCGGTACCGATCAGAAGTTCAACCTGCTGATGGGGCGTGAGCTGCAGCGTGGTTATGGTCAGGAAGCCCAGTGCATCCTGACGATGCCGTTGCTTGAGGGGCTGGATGGCGTGAAGAAGATGTCCAAGTCGCTGGGCAATTACGTCGGTATCCAGGAAGCTCCGGGTGTCATGTATAGCAAGCTGGTTTCGATTCCTGATGCATTGATGTGGCGCTACTTCGAGTTGCTCAGCTTCCGTTCGATGGATGAGATCAATGCTTTCCGTGCTGATGTAGAGGCGGGAGCTAATCCTCGTGATATCAAGATCAAGTTGGCTGAAGAGATTGTTGCGCGCTTCCACGGTGAGGAGGCTGCGGCCAATGCTCACCGTGGTGCGGGTAATCGTATGAAGGATGGCGAGCTGCCGGATGATCTGCCAGAGGTCGAGCTGACTGCTGCTGAGGATATGCCGATTGCTGCTGTCCTTAATAAAGCGGGTTTGGTGAAGAACTCGGCGGCTGCTCGTGATCTGTTGGCTTCCGGTGGTGTGCGTGTAGATGGCGAGGTGGTTGATCGTTCCTTTATATACGTACTGGGTGCGACGCACGTTTGTCAGGCGGGTAAGAAGGCTTTTGCACGGATTACGCTGAAATCTGAGTAA
- a CDS encoding peptidoglycan DD-metalloendopeptidase family protein has protein sequence MTTEPSKAPPLYPKTHLLAASGIAALLSLALLVFPSSDVEAKKTTLSLELESPAEQLTQDQDAADAAQATNESVASPFAQIENNAEETQETAQAAPTPTPVVEEKKAPNHREVIVSKGDTLSTLFEKVGLPAATVHEVLASDKQAKQFSQLKHGQKLEFELNPQGQLTNLHSKVSDVETITLTKNDKGYAFNRVTAKPTVRTAYVHGVINSSLSQSAARAGLSHSLTMDMASVFGYDVDFAQDIRQGDEFDVIYEQKVVNGKAVGNGPILSARFTNRGKTYTAVRYTNKQGNSSYYTADGNSMRKAFIRTPVDFARISSKFSMGRKHPILNKIRAHKGVDYAAPRGTPIKAAGDGKVLLAGRRGGYGNTVIIQHGNTYRTLYGHMQGFAKGVKTGGTVKQGQVIGYIGTTGLSTGPHLHYEFQVNGVHVDPLGQKLPMADPIAKSERARFLAQSQPLMARMDQEKATMLASSKR, from the coding sequence ATGACCACTGAACCGTCTAAAGCGCCACCGCTTTACCCGAAGACCCACCTGCTCGCCGCAAGTGGGATCGCCGCCCTTCTCAGTCTGGCGCTCCTGGTGTTTCCATCCAGTGATGTTGAAGCCAAAAAGACAACGCTGAGCCTTGAACTGGAGAGTCCTGCTGAACAACTGACACAAGATCAAGACGCTGCCGACGCAGCTCAAGCCACAAATGAGTCCGTAGCTTCCCCTTTCGCGCAGATCGAAAACAACGCCGAAGAGACTCAGGAAACCGCTCAGGCCGCACCAACGCCGACACCGGTCGTCGAAGAAAAGAAGGCTCCAAATCACAGGGAAGTGATCGTCTCAAAGGGCGATACACTTTCTACACTGTTCGAGAAAGTCGGCCTCCCGGCCGCGACCGTCCACGAAGTGCTGGCCAGCGATAAACAAGCCAAGCAATTCAGTCAGCTCAAACATGGCCAGAAACTCGAATTCGAATTGAATCCACAAGGCCAGCTGACCAACCTGCACAGCAAGGTCAGCGACGTTGAAACCATCACCCTGACCAAGAACGACAAGGGTTATGCGTTCAACCGGGTTACCGCCAAACCGACCGTCCGCACTGCTTATGTACACGGCGTGATCAACAGCTCGCTGTCGCAGTCCGCCGCCCGCGCAGGACTGTCCCACAGCCTGACCATGGACATGGCCAGCGTATTCGGCTACGACGTCGACTTCGCCCAGGATATCCGCCAGGGTGACGAGTTCGATGTGATCTATGAACAGAAAGTGGTCAACGGCAAAGCCGTTGGCAACGGTCCGATCCTGTCCGCCCGCTTTACCAATCGCGGCAAGACTTACACCGCGGTGCGTTACACCAACAAGCAGGGCAACAGCAGCTACTACACCGCCGATGGCAACAGCATGCGCAAGGCGTTCATCCGTACACCGGTGGACTTCGCCCGCATCAGCTCGAAATTCTCCATGGGCCGCAAGCACCCGATCCTCAACAAGATCCGCGCTCACAAAGGCGTCGACTACGCGGCCCCGCGCGGTACGCCGATCAAGGCTGCCGGCGACGGCAAAGTGCTGCTGGCCGGCCGTCGCGGCGGTTACGGCAACACCGTGATCATCCAGCACGGCAACACCTACCGTACGCTGTATGGCCACATGCAGGGCTTCGCCAAGGGCGTGAAGACCGGCGGCACCGTCAAACAGGGCCAGGTGATCGGCTATATCGGCACCACCGGCCTGTCCACCGGACCGCACCTGCACTATGAGTTCCAGGTCAACGGCGTTCACGTCGATCCATTGGGCCAGAAGCTGCCGATGGCCGACCCGATCGCCAAATCCGAACGCGCTCGCTTCCTGGCGCAGAGCCAGCCGTTGATGGCTCGCATGGACCAGGAAAAGGCCACCATGCTGGCTTCGAGCAAACGTTAA
- a CDS encoding anhydro-N-acetylmuramic acid kinase — protein sequence MALYIGVMSGTSLDGLDIALIEQSSAINLVATHYIPMPETLRAELLGLCASGFDEIARSAIAQQNWVKLAAQGIHTLLEQQQLKPEAIRAIGSHGQTIRHEPARGFTVQIGNPALLTELTGITVVSDFRSRDVAAGGQGAPLVPAFHEALFEERTGNRAVLNVGGFSNLSLIEPNKPVAGFDCGPGNVLMDAWIHQQRGENYDRNGQWAAGGKVEPTLLKALLSDPFFVTQGPKSTGREVFNLPWLEQQLSRLPGFAPENVQATLLELTALTIVESLQSAQSNTEELLVCGGGAHNATLMKRLADLLPNAKVASTATHGVDPDWVEAMAFAWLAHCCLEGIAANRPSVTGAKGLRVLGAIYPN from the coding sequence ATGGCTCTGTATATCGGCGTGATGTCCGGCACCAGTCTCGACGGGCTGGACATCGCCCTGATCGAGCAATCATCGGCGATCAATCTGGTCGCCACGCACTACATCCCCATGCCAGAGACGCTGCGCGCCGAGCTGCTTGGCTTGTGCGCCAGCGGCTTCGACGAGATCGCCCGCTCGGCGATTGCCCAGCAAAATTGGGTGAAGCTCGCCGCGCAAGGGATCCATACCCTCCTCGAACAGCAACAACTCAAGCCTGAAGCCATTCGCGCGATCGGGAGCCACGGCCAGACCATTCGCCACGAACCTGCACGCGGTTTCACTGTGCAGATCGGCAACCCTGCCCTGCTGACCGAACTGACCGGCATTACAGTCGTCAGTGATTTCCGCAGCCGCGATGTGGCTGCCGGCGGTCAGGGCGCGCCGCTGGTTCCTGCCTTCCATGAAGCGTTATTCGAAGAGCGTACCGGCAACCGCGCGGTCTTGAATGTCGGCGGTTTCAGCAATCTCAGTCTGATTGAGCCGAACAAACCTGTAGCCGGTTTCGACTGCGGCCCTGGGAATGTGCTGATGGATGCCTGGATTCATCAGCAGCGGGGCGAGAACTATGACCGTAACGGGCAGTGGGCTGCCGGCGGCAAGGTTGAGCCCACCCTGCTGAAAGCCCTGCTCAGCGATCCGTTTTTCGTGACCCAAGGCCCGAAGAGCACCGGCCGCGAAGTCTTCAACCTGCCATGGCTGGAGCAGCAACTGTCACGCTTGCCAGGTTTCGCACCCGAAAACGTACAGGCGACACTGCTCGAACTGACGGCGCTGACCATCGTCGAATCGCTCCAAAGCGCTCAATCGAATACAGAAGAACTCCTGGTCTGCGGGGGCGGCGCCCACAACGCCACACTGATGAAGCGCTTGGCCGATCTGCTCCCCAACGCAAAAGTCGCCAGCACCGCGACCCACGGCGTCGATCCGGACTGGGTCGAGGCCATGGCCTTCGCCTGGCTGGCCCACTGCTGTCTGGAAGGGATCGCCGCCAATCGCCCGAGCGTCACCGGCGCCAAAGGCCTGCGCGTGCTCGGCGCCATCTACCCCAACTGA
- the erpA gene encoding iron-sulfur cluster insertion protein ErpA, giving the protein MSVESFTPTALQFTQGAAHKVKSLVDEEGNDRLKLRVFVTGGGCSGFQYGFTFDEDVAEDDTIVEREGVSLVVDPMSFQYLAGAEVDYQEGLEGSRFVIKNPNATTTCGCGSSFSI; this is encoded by the coding sequence ATGAGCGTCGAATCCTTCACCCCCACGGCTTTGCAATTCACTCAAGGTGCCGCGCACAAGGTGAAGAGCCTGGTCGATGAAGAGGGGAATGATCGCTTGAAGCTGCGCGTATTTGTTACGGGCGGCGGTTGTTCAGGGTTTCAGTACGGCTTCACCTTCGATGAGGATGTGGCCGAGGACGACACCATCGTCGAGCGCGAAGGTGTGAGTCTGGTGGTCGATCCGATGAGCTTCCAGTACCTGGCAGGTGCCGAGGTGGATTATCAGGAAGGTCTGGAAGGTTCGCGTTTCGTGATCAAGAACCCGAATGCCACGACCACTTGTGGTTGCGGCTCCTCGTTCTCGATCTGA
- the argC gene encoding N-acetyl-gamma-glutamyl-phosphate reductase translates to MVKVGIVGGTGYTGVELLRLLAQHPQAEVVVITSRSEAGLAVADMYPNLRGHYDGLAFSVPDIKTLGACDVVFFATPHGVAHALAGELLAAGTKVIDLSADFRLQDADEWAKWYGQPHGAPELLDEAVYGLPEVNREQIKKARLIAVPGCYPTATQLGFLPLLEAGIADASHLIADCKSGVSGAGRGAAVGSLYSETSESMKAYAVKGHRHLPEIRQGLRRAAGKDVGLTFVPHLTPMIRGIHSTLYATVVDRSVDLQALFEKRYANEPFVDVMPAGSHPETRSVRGANVCRIAVHRPQDGDLVVVLSVIDNLVKGASGQAVQNMNILFGLDERFGLSHAGMLP, encoded by the coding sequence ATGGTCAAGGTCGGTATCGTCGGCGGCACGGGTTACACCGGTGTCGAACTGCTGCGTCTGTTGGCACAGCATCCGCAGGCAGAAGTGGTAGTGATCACTTCCCGATCCGAGGCCGGTCTGGCCGTGGCTGATATGTACCCGAACCTGCGCGGTCACTACGACGGTCTGGCATTCAGCGTACCGGACATCAAGACCCTGGGCGCTTGCGACGTGGTGTTCTTCGCTACTCCGCACGGTGTGGCCCATGCACTGGCCGGCGAACTGCTGGCGGCCGGCACCAAGGTTATCGACCTGTCGGCAGACTTCCGTCTGCAGGACGCCGATGAGTGGGCCAAGTGGTACGGCCAGCCGCACGGCGCCCCGGAGTTGCTGGACGAGGCGGTTTACGGCTTGCCGGAAGTCAATCGTGAGCAAATCAAGAAAGCGCGCCTGATTGCGGTGCCGGGTTGCTATCCGACCGCAACGCAGCTGGGTTTCCTGCCGTTGCTTGAGGCGGGCATTGCCGATGCTTCGCACCTGATCGCCGACTGCAAGTCCGGTGTCAGCGGTGCCGGTCGTGGCGCTGCCGTAGGCTCGCTGTACTCCGAGACGTCGGAAAGCATGAAGGCCTATGCGGTGAAAGGTCACCGTCATTTGCCAGAAATTCGTCAGGGGCTGCGTCGTGCGGCGGGCAAGGATGTCGGTCTGACATTCGTGCCGCACCTGACGCCGATGATCCGTGGCATTCACTCCACGCTCTACGCGACCGTGGTGGATCGCTCGGTGGATCTGCAAGCGCTGTTCGAGAAGCGTTATGCCAATGAACCGTTTGTCGATGTGATGCCGGCCGGCAGCCATCCGGAAACCCGCAGCGTGCGTGGCGCGAATGTCTGCCGCATTGCCGTTCACCGTCCGCAGGATGGCGATCTGGTGGTGGTGCTTTCTGTGATCGACAATCTGGTCAAAGGTGCGTCGGGTCAGGCGGTGCAGAACATGAACATCCTGTTCGGGCTGGATGAGCGTTTTGGTCTGTCCCACGCAGGCATGCTGCCGTAA
- the hemJ gene encoding protoporphyrinogen oxidase HemJ yields the protein MLYLWIKALHIVSIVCWFAGLFYLPRLFVYHAQSEDTISKERFSIMERKLYRGIMGPAMIAALIFGGWLIYLNPGIFSSGGWIHAKLTLVVLLIGYHHMCGAQVKRFARGENTRSHVFYRWFNEVPVLILLAIVILVVVKPF from the coding sequence ATGCTCTATCTGTGGATCAAAGCGCTTCATATCGTCAGCATCGTGTGCTGGTTTGCCGGTCTCTTCTATCTTCCGCGACTGTTCGTTTATCACGCGCAAAGTGAAGACACGATCAGCAAGGAACGCTTCAGCATCATGGAGCGCAAGCTGTATCGCGGCATCATGGGCCCGGCGATGATCGCCGCGCTGATCTTCGGCGGCTGGCTGATCTACCTGAACCCTGGCATCTTCAGCAGCGGTGGCTGGATCCACGCCAAACTGACCCTGGTCGTGCTGTTGATCGGTTACCACCACATGTGCGGCGCGCAGGTAAAACGTTTTGCCCGTGGCGAGAACACCCGCAGCCATGTCTTTTATCGCTGGTTCAATGAAGTGCCGGTTCTGATATTGCTGGCTATCGTAATTCTGGTCGTGGTCAAGCCGTTCTAA
- a CDS encoding NAD(P)H-dependent flavin oxidoreductase, producing MSLPALLEQRLRLPVVVAPMFLISNPELVLACCRNGVVGSFPALNQRESSGFKAWLEQIEAGLATLENPAPYAVNLIVHKSNPRLEADLNICVEHKVPIVITSLGAVKEVVDAVHSYGGLVFHDVTTRRHAEKAAEAGVDGLIAVAAGAGGHAGTWSPFSLIAEIREFFDKTLLLAGCLNHGHEVLAAQLLGADLAYFGTRFIGTTESHAPDAYKEMLLTAKAADIIHTPAVSGVPASFMRQSLEAAGFDMAALQGRGEVNFGDKLKPINDEAKAWKTVWSAGQGVGQIDDLPSVDQLVARLDAEYRQALEHAAQLPKRWPR from the coding sequence ATGTCGCTGCCCGCTCTGCTCGAACAACGTCTGCGTCTGCCTGTGGTGGTAGCGCCGATGTTCCTGATTTCCAATCCTGAACTGGTGCTGGCGTGCTGCCGCAACGGCGTGGTTGGCAGCTTCCCGGCGCTGAACCAACGCGAAAGCAGCGGGTTCAAGGCCTGGCTGGAGCAGATCGAAGCGGGACTGGCGACGCTGGAGAACCCGGCGCCTTATGCCGTGAATCTGATTGTTCACAAGAGCAATCCACGTCTGGAGGCGGACCTGAACATCTGCGTCGAGCACAAGGTACCTATCGTCATCACCAGCCTCGGCGCAGTGAAGGAAGTAGTAGACGCCGTACACAGTTACGGCGGCCTGGTCTTCCACGACGTGACGACCCGCCGCCACGCCGAGAAAGCCGCCGAGGCAGGGGTCGATGGTTTGATCGCCGTCGCAGCCGGCGCCGGAGGACACGCAGGGACCTGGAGTCCGTTTTCGCTGATCGCCGAGATTCGCGAGTTCTTCGACAAGACCCTGTTGCTTGCAGGATGTTTGAACCATGGGCATGAGGTTCTCGCCGCACAACTGCTCGGCGCGGATCTGGCCTACTTCGGCACGCGATTTATCGGCACCACTGAAAGTCATGCGCCTGACGCCTATAAGGAGATGCTGCTGACTGCCAAAGCCGCCGACATCATTCATACTCCTGCCGTGTCCGGTGTACCGGCCAGCTTCATGCGCCAAAGCCTGGAGGCCGCCGGTTTCGACATGGCAGCCCTGCAAGGCAGGGGTGAAGTGAATTTCGGCGACAAGCTCAAGCCGATCAACGACGAAGCCAAGGCCTGGAAAACCGTGTGGTCGGCGGGTCAGGGCGTAGGCCAGATCGATGATCTTCCAAGCGTGGATCAGCTGGTGGCGCGTCTCGATGCAGAATACCGCCAGGCCCTGGAGCACGCAGCGCAACTGCCGAAACGCTGGCCGCGCTGA
- a CDS encoding DUF805 domain-containing protein: MSEPRYKIVFDGALQPGVDITTAKLNLAGLFKSDVAAIERLFNGRTVALKRDLSHSDAQTYLQALGKTGIDARIETETPIELNLSDVHEQSAAVTEPDSPYAPPRAAVGENLPAFAPLKPFGVEGRIGRLRYLAWSMVLSLVTLPIVSVFALIGLGLVSADSTTGLIIGGLLAFFLFLGFAIVGILFSIQRLHDIGWSGWLWLLTLVPFVGSFFPLVIMVVPGNTGANRYGPPPPPNSTAVKVLCSLWIVFIGLFFVGGMLGGITAIQQEYESSLESSYESGSVTTDEVDVEVEPAANSADDAAEAALAPVDSAKE, translated from the coding sequence ATGAGCGAACCCCGTTACAAGATCGTTTTCGACGGCGCGCTCCAGCCCGGCGTCGATATCACCACGGCCAAGCTCAACCTGGCCGGTCTGTTCAAAAGCGATGTCGCCGCCATCGAGCGCCTGTTCAATGGCCGCACCGTCGCGCTCAAGCGTGATCTTTCGCATAGCGATGCGCAGACTTATCTGCAAGCGCTGGGCAAGACCGGGATTGATGCCCGGATCGAAACGGAAACGCCCATCGAACTGAATCTGTCGGATGTCCACGAGCAAAGCGCTGCCGTCACGGAGCCTGATTCGCCTTATGCGCCCCCTCGCGCCGCCGTCGGTGAAAACCTGCCGGCATTCGCTCCGCTGAAGCCGTTCGGTGTTGAAGGCAGGATCGGCCGTTTGCGTTATCTGGCGTGGTCGATGGTGTTGAGCCTTGTAACCCTGCCAATCGTCAGCGTGTTCGCGCTGATCGGCCTCGGCCTGGTCAGCGCCGACTCGACGACCGGCCTGATCATCGGCGGTCTCCTCGCCTTCTTCCTGTTTCTGGGCTTCGCGATCGTCGGCATCCTGTTCAGCATTCAGCGCCTGCACGATATCGGCTGGTCGGGGTGGCTCTGGCTGCTGACTCTGGTGCCATTCGTGGGCAGCTTCTTCCCGCTGGTGATCATGGTCGTGCCGGGCAATACCGGCGCCAACCGCTATGGCCCACCGCCTCCGCCGAACAGCACGGCAGTCAAAGTGCTGTGCTCGCTGTGGATCGTGTTTATCGGGCTGTTCTTTGTGGGTGGCATGCTGGGCGGGATCACTGCCATTCAGCAGGAATATGAAAGCAGCCTTGAAAGCAGCTACGAGAGCGGTTCGGTCACCACCGATGAAGTCGATGTCGAAGTCGAGCCCGCCGCGAATTCGGCAGACGATGCAGCCGAAGCCGCCCTCGCCCCTGTAGACTCTGCGAAAGAATGA
- a CDS encoding SDR family NAD(P)-dependent oxidoreductase, giving the protein MTRYALITGASSGIGLAMAEALARRGRSLILVARQRDQLESIAIELTQRFGVEVLFRACDLGEPLRLSGFLLELEEGDRQIDLLVNCAGIGTCGPFLAQDWMTEQDLIEVNILALTRLCHAIGNSMALQGGGQILNVASVAAFNPGPWMSTYYASKAYVLHFSEALRVELKKCAVKVSVLCPGPTRTAFFSTAQLNNDKLNASKLLMSPEEVALYTVRALEKNRAIIIPGRRNRWFAFLPRLGSRWLNRTIVGMVNKAYCPR; this is encoded by the coding sequence ATGACCCGTTACGCTCTGATCACCGGCGCCTCCAGCGGCATCGGCCTGGCGATGGCCGAAGCCCTGGCGCGCCGTGGCCGCAGCCTGATTCTGGTGGCCCGCCAGCGTGATCAGCTGGAAAGCATTGCAATTGAACTGACCCAGCGCTTCGGCGTGGAGGTGCTGTTCCGCGCCTGCGATCTCGGCGAGCCGCTGCGCCTGTCCGGTTTCCTGCTGGAGCTTGAAGAAGGCGACCGACAGATCGATCTGCTGGTCAATTGCGCCGGCATCGGCACTTGCGGCCCGTTCCTTGCTCAGGACTGGATGACCGAACAGGATCTGATCGAAGTGAACATCCTCGCCCTCACCCGCCTCTGCCATGCCATCGGCAACAGCATGGCGTTGCAGGGCGGCGGGCAGATTCTCAATGTCGCGTCGGTGGCGGCCTTCAACCCCGGGCCGTGGATGAGCACCTACTACGCCAGCAAGGCATATGTCCTGCACTTCTCGGAAGCACTTCGGGTGGAACTGAAGAAATGTGCGGTCAAGGTGTCGGTGCTCTGCCCCGGTCCGACCCGCACTGCGTTCTTCAGCACGGCACAACTGAACAACGACAAGCTTAACGCCAGCAAATTGCTGATGAGTCCAGAGGAGGTCGCGCTGTATACCGTGCGCGCCCTGGAGAAAAACCGCGCGATCATCATCCCCGGACGCCGAAACCGCTGGTTCGCCTTTCTGCCCCGGCTCGGTTCGCGCTGGCTCAATCGCACGATTGTCGGCATGGTCAACAAGGCTTACTGCCCGCGCTGA
- a CDS encoding histidine triad nucleotide-binding protein — translation MDTLFTKIINREIPAKIIYEDDQVLAFHDIAPQAPVHFLVIPKKPVRTLNDLTEDDKALAGHILFTAQRLALELGCEEGFRVVMNCNEKGGQTVYHIHMHVLGQRQMNWPPG, via the coding sequence GTGGATACTCTGTTCACCAAGATCATCAACCGGGAAATCCCGGCGAAGATCATCTACGAGGACGACCAGGTTCTGGCGTTCCACGATATCGCCCCACAGGCACCGGTGCATTTTCTGGTGATCCCGAAAAAACCGGTGCGCACCCTCAACGACCTGACCGAAGACGACAAGGCACTGGCCGGGCATATCCTCTTCACCGCCCAGCGTCTGGCGCTGGAGCTGGGTTGCGAGGAAGGCTTCCGGGTGGTGATGAACTGCAATGAAAAGGGCGGGCAGACTGTCTACCACATTCACATGCACGTGCTCGGTCAACGCCAGATGAACTGGCCTCCGGGCTGA
- the coq7 gene encoding 2-polyprenyl-3-methyl-6-methoxy-1,4-benzoquinone monooxygenase has translation MTTQRHYSPIDRLLLQADAAMRTLLPFSGQPYRPSPAIVQPDVQMSDEDTRHVAGLMRINHTGEVCAQALYQGQALTAKLPQVREAMEHAAEEEIDHLVWCEQRIHQLGSHTSVLNPLFYGMSFGIGAVAGLISDKVSLGFVAATEHQVCKHLNEHLEQLPAEDEKSRAILEQMRIDEEHHAESALEAGGFRFPAPVKFGMSLLAKVMTKSTYRI, from the coding sequence ATGACTACCCAACGTCACTACTCGCCCATTGATCGCCTTCTGCTGCAAGCCGATGCCGCGATGCGTACCTTGCTGCCCTTCAGCGGCCAGCCGTACCGTCCGTCGCCAGCGATCGTGCAGCCCGATGTGCAGATGAGCGATGAAGACACCCGCCACGTCGCCGGCCTGATGCGCATCAACCACACCGGCGAAGTCTGCGCCCAGGCGCTGTATCAGGGCCAGGCCTTGACCGCCAAGTTGCCGCAGGTGCGCGAGGCCATGGAGCATGCGGCCGAAGAAGAGATAGATCACCTGGTCTGGTGTGAACAGCGCATTCATCAGCTGGGCAGCCACACCAGCGTGCTCAATCCGCTGTTCTATGGCATGTCGTTCGGCATCGGCGCAGTCGCCGGGTTGATCAGCGACAAGGTCAGCCTAGGGTTCGTCGCCGCCACCGAGCATCAGGTGTGCAAGCATCTGAACGAGCATCTGGAGCAATTGCCAGCCGAGGACGAAAAATCCCGGGCGATTCTGGAACAGATGCGTATCGATGAAGAACATCACGCGGAAAGTGCACTCGAGGCCGGCGGTTTCCGCTTCCCGGCGCCGGTGAAGTTCGGCATGAGCCTGTTGGCCAAAGTGATGACCAAGAGCACTTACCGGATCTGA
- the speD gene encoding adenosylmethionine decarboxylase: MKSKLKLHGFNNLTKTLSFNIYDICYAETPQDQQAYVEYINQEYNAERLTQILTEVVEIIGANILNIASQNYEPQGASVTILISEEPVTPTESQIEESPGPLPEIILAHLDKSHITVHTYPEIHPDAGIATFRVDIDVSTCGVISPLKALNFLIHQFDSDIVTVDYRVRGFTRDVEGNKHFIDHEINSIQNYLSEDTRDAYQMTDVNVYQENLFHTKMLLKNFELDNYLFGDATSNLSSEQRAQVTERVKHEMLEIFYARNMPS, translated from the coding sequence GTGAAAAGCAAACTCAAGCTCCACGGGTTCAATAACCTGACAAAGACCTTGAGCTTCAACATCTATGACATCTGCTACGCGGAAACCCCGCAAGACCAGCAGGCTTACGTCGAGTACATCAATCAAGAGTACAACGCCGAACGCCTGACGCAGATCCTCACGGAAGTTGTCGAAATCATTGGTGCCAACATTCTGAACATTGCGAGTCAGAACTATGAGCCTCAGGGTGCCAGCGTCACGATTCTGATCTCGGAAGAGCCGGTGACCCCGACCGAAAGCCAGATCGAAGAGTCCCCGGGCCCGTTGCCCGAAATCATCCTGGCCCACCTCGACAAGAGCCACATCACGGTGCACACCTACCCGGAAATCCATCCGGACGCCGGTATCGCGACCTTCCGTGTGGACATCGACGTGTCGACCTGTGGTGTCATTTCACCGCTCAAAGCGCTCAATTTCCTCATTCACCAGTTCGATTCGGACATCGTGACCGTGGATTACCGTGTGCGCGGCTTCACCCGTGACGTTGAAGGCAACAAGCACTTCATCGACCACGAGATCAACTCGATCCAGAACTACCTCTCCGAAGACACCCGCGACGCGTACCAGATGACGGACGTGAACGTGTACCAGGAAAACCTGTTCCACACCAAAATGCTGCTGAAGAACTTCGAACTGGACAACTACCTGTTCGGCGATGCCACCAGCAACCTGTCTTCCGAGCAACGCGCTCAGGTGACCGAGCGTGTGAAACACGAAATGCTGGAAATCTTCTACGCGCGCAATATGCCGAGCTAA
- a CDS encoding OsmC family protein, translating into MKARIQWAGEAMFLGESGSGHVVVMDGPPDAGGRNLGVRPMEMLLLGVGGCSNFDVVSILKKSRQAVESCEAFLEAERATEDPKVFTKIHMHFVVKGRGLKEAQVKRAIELSAEKYCSASIMLGAAGVAITHDYEIVELG; encoded by the coding sequence ATGAAGGCACGCATCCAATGGGCTGGCGAAGCCATGTTCCTCGGCGAATCCGGCAGCGGTCATGTCGTGGTCATGGACGGTCCGCCGGACGCCGGTGGTCGCAATCTGGGTGTTCGCCCGATGGAGATGCTCCTGCTGGGCGTTGGCGGTTGCAGCAATTTCGACGTGGTCAGCATTCTGAAGAAGTCCCGTCAGGCCGTTGAAAGCTGCGAAGCCTTTCTGGAAGCCGAACGCGCGACTGAAGATCCGAAAGTGTTCACCAAGATCCACATGCACTTCGTGGTCAAGGGCCGGGGCCTGAAAGAAGCCCAGGTCAAACGCGCCATCGAACTGTCTGCCGAGAAGTATTGCTCGGCCTCGATCATGCTTGGCGCCGCCGGTGTAGCGATCACCCACGACTACGAAATCGTCGAACTCGGTTGA